A single Bacillus sp. HMF5848 DNA region contains:
- a CDS encoding sensor histidine kinase: MIKYFLKERLSWILFFFSMHILLLFVTYIDSSIPLGAILYAIFISVLLFLFFILFRYHNETRFYKSLEGWDCETIVNHPNSPFEAMVKEKLEATSEQLKTQRSIHISILEEEQESRLAWIHEVKTPLTAMHLMIDRIQDEALKEQLTYEWLRIHLLLDQQLHQTRILNIENDLYIEHVELKPIIHKEIRDLHNWCRQKGIGFDLQLEATHVVTDSKWIAFILRQLLTNAIKYSNGTDISIKSYPRGERIVVEVQDFGRGIDAKDMPRIFDKGFTSTTRHHDNAATGMGLYLTKKVAKVLLIKIEVQSQLHEGTTFLLTFPKKNEFINVISM; this comes from the coding sequence ATGATTAAGTACTTCTTAAAAGAACGTTTAAGCTGGATACTGTTCTTTTTCTCTATGCATATATTGCTTCTTTTTGTAACGTACATTGACTCATCGATTCCGTTAGGAGCTATTTTATATGCCATTTTCATCTCAGTCTTACTGTTTCTATTTTTCATCCTGTTTCGCTATCACAATGAAACCCGCTTTTACAAAAGTTTAGAAGGCTGGGATTGTGAAACGATAGTAAATCATCCTAATAGCCCTTTTGAAGCAATGGTAAAAGAAAAGCTTGAAGCAACTTCTGAGCAGCTTAAAACACAGCGCTCCATACATATTTCAATACTCGAGGAAGAACAGGAAAGTAGACTAGCTTGGATTCATGAAGTAAAAACACCACTTACCGCTATGCATCTTATGATAGACAGAATACAAGATGAGGCTTTGAAAGAACAATTAACATATGAATGGTTACGCATCCACTTACTTCTTGATCAGCAATTACATCAAACTCGCATTTTAAATATTGAGAATGACTTATACATTGAGCATGTAGAATTAAAACCAATCATACATAAAGAAATACGCGATTTGCATAATTGGTGTCGCCAGAAGGGGATTGGCTTTGATCTTCAATTAGAGGCTACCCATGTTGTCACCGATTCAAAATGGATCGCATTTATACTTAGACAGCTTCTAACAAATGCTATTAAATATAGTAATGGTACAGATATTTCGATCAAAAGCTATCCAAGAGGCGAACGCATTGTGGTTGAAGTGCAGGATTTTGGTCGTGGTATTGACGCAAAGGACATGCCACGCATTTTTGACAAAGGGTTTACGTCAACAACTAGGCACCATGACAACGCTGCAACGGGCATGGGGCTGTACTTAACAAAAAAAGTAGCCAAAGTGCTGCTTATAAAAATAGAAGTACAATCTCAGCTTCACGAAGGAACAACATTTCTGCTAACGTTTCCGAAAAAAAATGAGTTTATAAATGTAATAAGCATGTGA
- a CDS encoding response regulator transcription factor — translation MFRLLLIEDDTTLFQEIKERLEGWSYDVYGITDFANVMQEFTTIKPDLVIIDIQLPKFDGFHWCRMIRSHSNVPIIFLSSRDHPTDMVMSMQLGADDFVQKPFHFEVLIAKIQAILRRVYNYNTESQIKLKTWCGATIDYESNTVTNDRGSIELTKNEMFILKQLIEQKNKIISRESLMKALWDDERFISDNTLTVNVNRLRKHLGDIGLGTYIETKVGQGYMAIEEGGQAHD, via the coding sequence ATGTTCAGACTACTGTTGATCGAGGATGATACAACGTTGTTTCAAGAGATAAAGGAGCGTTTAGAAGGTTGGTCTTACGATGTGTATGGGATTACGGACTTCGCAAATGTGATGCAGGAATTTACTACTATTAAACCAGATTTAGTTATCATAGATATTCAGCTTCCTAAATTTGATGGCTTTCATTGGTGCCGTATGATTCGCTCACATTCAAATGTACCAATTATCTTTCTCTCATCGCGAGATCACCCAACAGATATGGTTATGTCGATGCAGTTGGGCGCCGATGATTTTGTTCAGAAGCCGTTTCATTTTGAAGTGCTCATTGCAAAGATTCAGGCTATTCTTCGCCGTGTTTATAACTACAATACGGAAAGTCAAATTAAATTAAAAACTTGGTGCGGGGCAACGATAGATTATGAAAGTAACACGGTCACTAATGATAGAGGCTCGATAGAGTTGACAAAAAATGAAATGTTTATTTTAAAGCAGCTTATCGAGCAAAAAAATAAAATTATCAGCCGTGAGAGTTTGATGAAGGCTCTTTGGGATGATGAACGGTTTATTAGCGATAATACGTTAACAGTTAACGTAAACCGGTTAAGAAAGCACTTAGGTGACATTGGATTAGGGACTTATATTGAAACGAAGGTGGGGCAAGGGTATATGGCCATAGAAGAGGGCGGACAAGCCCATGATTAA